The Flavobacterium galactosidilyticum nucleotide sequence GCAAAGGTAAGATTTGTACGAATTATTCAAAGAATAAACGATTAACTTTTGACTTAAATTGTTAATATTAGCTAATAATTAATGGATGATTATCCATTGTCTATTTTTTTGCTACTTTTGCAAACTGAAATAAAAAGGAAGCGTATTCCAATTTTTGAGGTTAATATTTAATACAACGCGAATGATTTTACCAATTATAGGATATGGTGATCCAGTTTTAAGAAAAACAGGGGAAGTTCTATCTGCTGAGCATCCAAACTTAAAAGAAACGATAGCCAACATGTACGAAACAATGTATAATGCATATGGCGTAGGATTAGCTGCTCCTCAAGTAGGGTTAGCACTTCGATTATTTGTAATTGATACGACACCTTTCAGTGATGATGAAGAATTAGATGATGCTAGTCAAAAACAATTACAAGGATTCAAAAGAACTTTTATCAATGCTAAAATGATAAAAGAAGAAGGTGAAGAATGGAGCTTTAATGAAGGTTGTTTGAGTATTCCTGATGTTAGAGAAGATGTTTATAGAAACCCAACCATTACCATTGAGTACTGTGAAGAAGATTTTGTTATGAAAACAGAAGTTTTTGACGGATTAATTGCAAGAGTGATTCAGCATGAATACGATCATATAGAAGGGATTTTATTTACGGATAAAATTTCATCATTGAAAAAAAGATTAATACAAAAGAAATTAAAAAACATATTAGAAGGAAAAACATTTCAAGATTACCGAATGAAATTTTTTGGTAAGAAAGGGAGATAATAATCTTTTCAACATTCTCTTGGTATGATTTTTGGTCTTTAATGAAAAAATAATAAGTCAAATTCTTAATAATAATTACAACAAACATGAATTTAGAAAAAATATTAGCCATTTCTGGGAAACCAGGTTTATATGTATTGCAAGTACAAACTCGTACTGGATTTGTAGCAGAATCACTAGCTGATGGAAAAAAAATCACAGTGAATTTGAAAAGCAATGTTAGTTTATTGTCTGAGATTTCGATTTATACGTATGAAGGTGAAAAACCTTTATCTGAAATCATGCAAAAAATTGCTGATAAAGAAAATAAAGGTCAAGCAATTTCTCATAAAGAAGATAATGCTACTTTAATTGCATATTTCAAGGAGATTTTACCTGAGTATGATGACGAAAGAGTATATCCTTCAGATATTAAGAAAGTATTAAACTGGTATAATATACTTCAAGTAAAAGGTTTAGTAGTTGATGAAGTAGTAACTACTGCTGCTGAAGAGGTAGCTGCTATAGCAGATGAAACTCCAGTTGCTGAAATTAAATAAAACTCAAAAAACTCAAAAAACGAAAGATTAAAGTACTAAGTAGTAATTTTACTCTAAAATAATTTTAAATCCTGTTCAGCTATTTTCTGGACAGGATTTTTTTATTTTTACCAAAAAAATAGTTCTAATGAATTCAAGACAAACACAATTACAAGCTTTCGGACGATTATTAGATATAATGGATGACTTGCGTGAAAAATGTCCGTGGGATATGAAACAAACCATGGAAAGTCTGCGCCATCTCACTATCGAGGAAACCTATGAACTAGGCGATGCGATTTTGGACAAAGACATGACTGAAATTAAAAAAGAATTAGGAGATGTATTATTGCATTTGGTCTTTTATTCAAAAATTGGAAGTGAAACCAATGACTTTGATATAGCTGATGTTTGCAATGAAATATGTGAAAAACTTATACATCGTCATCCACATATTTACAGTGATGTAGTAGTCAAGGATGAAGAGGAAGTTAAACAAAATTGGGAAAAACTAAAACTTAAAGAAGGTAAAAAGTCAGTTTTAGAAGGCGTTCCTAAAAGCTTACCAGCATTAGTAAAAGCAAGTAGAATTCAGGATAAAGTAAAAGGTGTGGGATTTGACTGGGAAGAATCTCATCAAGTTTGGGATAAAGTGCAAGAAGAATTGGCAGAATTGCAAGTTGAGGTCGAGGCTGGTGATCAAGACAAAATAGAAGCTGAATTTGGCGACGTATTGTTTTCGATGATTAATTACGCGCGATTTCTGAAAGTAAATCCTGAAGATGCTTTGGAGCGCACTAATAAAAAATTCATTAGTAGGTTTCAATACTTAGAAAGTAAAGCAAGCGAATTAGGAAAACCATTAATGGATATGACCTTAGCTGAAATGGACGTTTTTTGGGAAGAAGCGAAGCGACTTCCTAAAAAATAGTAATTGAAAATCTATGATTTTCAAATATTTAAATTTTGGGAAGAAGCGAAGCGACTTCCTAAAAAATAGTAATTGAAAATCTATGATTTTCAAATATTTAAATTTTGGGAAGAAGCGAAGCGACTTCCTAAAAAATAGTAATTGAAAATCTATGATTTTCAAATATTTAAATTTTGGGAAGAAGCGAAGCGACTTCCTAAAAAATAGTAATTGAAAATCTATGATTTTCAAATATTTAAATTATGGGAAGAAGCGAAGACGTTACAATTGTTAAGTGACTAGCTAATGGAAAGACTTTCGATTATGTATAAGTAGATAAACTAATGTCAGAAAATTAAAATCGAATTGAAATTTTCGTATTAGGCTGTTAACTAAATTGTTTTTAGTAACTATTTCTATATTTCGGAAATTTATTAAATCTTGCTTTTTTTTAGAAGTACTGAGATGCAGATTTATAGTTGTAAAAAATGTGGCAATTTAAAGTCTCTTAACAAATGAAATATGTCTAACTTTATTACTGTACGATAGTTTTATGAATGGCTTTAGTCTGTTTATTGTATTTATAGTCAATTTCTCAGTAATGAATAAAAGAGAATTTATTCAGCCATTTTTTTAAGTTTATTGATGTCTTTTAAAATGATTTTTTTCCCATTTAATTCAATTAAATCTAATTTTTTAAAATCAGATAAAAGGCGGATGCAGCTTTCTGTGGCTGTGCCAATCATGCTGGCTAACTCGTCTCTGGAAAGCTGTACTTTTAGTGAGTTATCTTCATTTTTACCAAAGGTATCACTTAAGTAAAGTAGTGTTTCAGCTAACCTTTCTTTAACGGTTTTTTGCGCTAAGTTGACCATGTGATCATCGGCATCTTTCAAGTCACCACATATCGATCTCATGACATTCATCGAGAACTGATTGTTTTTGTCAAAAAATCCCATTACTTCCGTTTTTGGAATAAAGCAAACCTCCATATCTTCAAGAGCAACGGCACTCAAATTAACTGGTTCGTCACTAATCATAGAACGATGTCCTAACAATTCCCCTTTTGAAACTAGTTTCACAATATGATCCTTGCCATTTGCACTCAGTTTTGTTAGTTTGCAAATACCATCTTTGATGCAATAAATACCATTTACGTTTTCACCTTCTTCAAATATAACATCTCCTTTTTTAACAATGAGGGATGTTTTACAGTCGGAAATTTTTAGTAACTCGTCTTTAGAAAGTGCTTTTAGGGAGCTAAATTCTCTGACGATACATTGTTCACATTTAATCATAGTAGAAGAGGTTTTTTTAACTTAACAAATTTAGACATTTATATGACAAATATCATTTTTTAACGGAATCAATTTCTTAACCTTTGTGACAGGTAAAATGAGTAAAGTTATGGACACACAAAACTGTTTCCATTGTGGTTTAGATATTATAAAAGAAGACGAAATAATTTTTGATGCTAAAAATTTCTGTTGCAACGGTTGTAAGACTGTTTATGAAATTTTTAGTCTCAATGATATGACGTGTTATTATGATTTCGAAAAATCCCCTGGAGCAACTCCGCAAGATATTAGCGGCAAATATGATTTTTTAGATAATGAGAGCATTGTATCCAAACTTTTGGAATTTCAAGAGAATTCGACCGCTATTATTTCACTTAACATTCCACACATACATTGTAGCTCG carries:
- a CDS encoding DUF5606 domain-containing protein is translated as MNLEKILAISGKPGLYVLQVQTRTGFVAESLADGKKITVNLKSNVSLLSEISIYTYEGEKPLSEIMQKIADKENKGQAISHKEDNATLIAYFKEILPEYDDERVYPSDIKKVLNWYNILQVKGLVVDEVVTTAAEEVAAIADETPVAEIK
- the def gene encoding peptide deformylase, yielding MILPIIGYGDPVLRKTGEVLSAEHPNLKETIANMYETMYNAYGVGLAAPQVGLALRLFVIDTTPFSDDEELDDASQKQLQGFKRTFINAKMIKEEGEEWSFNEGCLSIPDVREDVYRNPTITIEYCEEDFVMKTEVFDGLIARVIQHEYDHIEGILFTDKISSLKKRLIQKKLKNILEGKTFQDYRMKFFGKKGR
- a CDS encoding Crp/Fnr family transcriptional regulator — its product is MIKCEQCIVREFSSLKALSKDELLKISDCKTSLIVKKGDVIFEEGENVNGIYCIKDGICKLTKLSANGKDHIVKLVSKGELLGHRSMISDEPVNLSAVALEDMEVCFIPKTEVMGFFDKNNQFSMNVMRSICGDLKDADDHMVNLAQKTVKERLAETLLYLSDTFGKNEDNSLKVQLSRDELASMIGTATESCIRLLSDFKKLDLIELNGKKIILKDINKLKKMAE
- the mazG gene encoding nucleoside triphosphate pyrophosphohydrolase, whose amino-acid sequence is MNSRQTQLQAFGRLLDIMDDLREKCPWDMKQTMESLRHLTIEETYELGDAILDKDMTEIKKELGDVLLHLVFYSKIGSETNDFDIADVCNEICEKLIHRHPHIYSDVVVKDEEEVKQNWEKLKLKEGKKSVLEGVPKSLPALVKASRIQDKVKGVGFDWEESHQVWDKVQEELAELQVEVEAGDQDKIEAEFGDVLFSMINYARFLKVNPEDALERTNKKFISRFQYLESKASELGKPLMDMTLAEMDVFWEEAKRLPKK